A window from Drosophila miranda strain MSH22 chromosome Y unlocalized genomic scaffold, D.miranda_PacBio2.1 Contig_Y2_pilon, whole genome shotgun sequence encodes these proteins:
- the LOC117185822 gene encoding uncharacterized protein LOC117185822 isoform X5, with product MPSAATKKRPSVVKEEEGMTPKKTALIIVTVIGCIAILWPKVFHPMMFGSAPPPPHQQRNLKDQRSGAPGGLRQERPAHLHPEFIYQAMRERGRAIPATPTVPIVERKSSASNPPPRILDGRPCPIPGMRPPMGAGALQQPQQRGSSMGFLMPLYTIGIVVFFGYTIMKIAFKKQVPNAPYGPAPSDAGFRQQVFGQQQEHSQVEDLGGTKLGIAAVKAKAHEAP from the exons ATGCCTTCAGCAGCCACGAAGAAACGGCCATCCGTTGtcaaggaggaggagggtATGACGCCCAAGAAGACGGCCCTGATCATTGTCACCGTCATTGGATGCATTGCCATATTGTGGCCAAAGGTCTTCCATCCCATGATGTTCGGTTCtgcgccgccgccgccccaCCAGCAGCGAAACTTAAAGGATCAGAGGAGCGGGGCACCGGGCG GTCTGCGACAGGAGCGTCCGGCTCACCTACATCCAGAGTTTATATACCAGGCGATGCGGGAGCGTGGACGCGCCATACCTGCCACACCCACCGTGCCCATTGTTGAACGCAAAAGTTCAGCAAGTAATCCGCCCCCGCGCATCTTAGACGGACGG CCTTGTCCCATTCCTGGAATGCGTCCTCCAATGGGAGCCGGAGCTCTGCAACAGCCCCAGCAGCGGGGCAGCAGCATGGGCTTTCTAATGCCCCTCTACACAATCGGAATTGTCGTGTTCTTTGGCTACACGATAATGAAG ATTGCATTCAAGAAGCAAGTGCCCAATGCACCATACGGACCAGCACCATCGGATGCCGGCTTTCGACAGCAGGTCTTTGGCCAACAACAGGAACACAGCCAGGTGGAGGATTTGGGCGGAACCAAATTGG GAATTGCAGCAGTTAAGGCGAAGGCGCATGAGGCCCCATGA
- the LOC117185822 gene encoding uncharacterized protein LOC117185822 isoform X4, translated as MPSAATKKRPSVVKEEEGMTPKKTALIIVTVIGCIAILWPKVFHPMMFGSAPPPPHQQRNLKDQRSGAPGGLRQERPAHLHPEFIYQAMRERGRAIPATPTVPIVERKSSASNPPPRILDGRPCPIPGMRPPMGAGALQQPQQRGSSMGFLMPLYTIGIVVFFGYTIMKIAFKKQVPNAPYGPAPSDAGFRQQVFGQQQEHSQVEDLGGTKLGWREHQRRIAAVKAKAHEAP; from the exons ATGCCTTCAGCAGCCACGAAGAAACGGCCATCCGTTGtcaaggaggaggagggtATGACGCCCAAGAAGACGGCCCTGATCATTGTCACCGTCATTGGATGCATTGCCATATTGTGGCCAAAGGTCTTCCATCCCATGATGTTCGGTTCtgcgccgccgccgccccaCCAGCAGCGAAACTTAAAGGATCAGAGGAGCGGGGCACCGGGCG GTCTGCGACAGGAGCGTCCGGCTCACCTACATCCAGAGTTTATATACCAGGCGATGCGGGAGCGTGGACGCGCCATACCTGCCACACCCACCGTGCCCATTGTTGAACGCAAAAGTTCAGCAAGTAATCCGCCCCCGCGCATCTTAGACGGACGG CCTTGTCCCATTCCTGGAATGCGTCCTCCAATGGGAGCCGGAGCTCTGCAACAGCCCCAGCAGCGGGGCAGCAGCATGGGCTTTCTAATGCCCCTCTACACAATCGGAATTGTCGTGTTCTTTGGCTACACGATAATGAAG ATTGCATTCAAGAAGCAAGTGCCCAATGCACCATACGGACCAGCACCATCGGATGCCGGCTTTCGACAGCAGGTCTTTGGCCAACAACAGGAACACAGCCAGGTGGAGGATTTGGGCGGAACCAAATTGG GCTGGCGAGAACACCAGAGAA GAATTGCAGCAGTTAAGGCGAAGGCGCATGAGGCCCCATGA
- the LOC117185822 gene encoding uncharacterized protein LOC117185822 isoform X3, which produces MRRQRSRSRSRSHDEEIYNASVSATEVASNLSISLKHHQEQMEKEQLMEIEKLRQKLEDTERAMAKLIAEMNTDQSEAKQNDNEKTKDQLEKDKEKYNISSNGHVNVNTTDQGADPAAKIVKQQQQRKRRDLSAERELTVLGMEVTASCEGGRKWTGRPPTTVFRAPIEHSKLEGNLPEAQSIYLEGALAHDSQILVADTQTKREEVYDAELNGSAEEPAVILSSKMTLSLINLDANQENGNWGKTEIESPLADDIEIIGHDEQ; this is translated from the exons ATGAGAAGACAGCGGAGTCgaagccggagccggagccacGACGAGGAGATCTACAATGCCAGCGTGTCGGCCACCGAGGTGGCCAGCAATCTGTCTATCTCCCTCAAGCACCACCAGGAGCAGATGGAGAAGGAGCAGCTGATGGAGATAGAGAAGTTGCGCCAGAAGCTCGAGGATACGGAGCGGGCGATGGCCAAGCTGATTGCCGAAATGAACACCGATCAGTCTGAGGCAAAG CAAAACGACAACGAAAAAACGAAAGATCAACTGGAGAAAGACAAGGAGAAGTACAACATTTCCTCCAATGGGCACGTAAACGTAAACACCACCGACCAGGGTGCGGATCCGGCTGCAAAGATAGtcaaacagcaacagcagcgaaAGCGTCGGGACCTCAGCGCTGAGCGGGAACTAACG GTACTGGGCATGGAGGTAACAGCCAGTTGCGAGGGCGGCCGCAAATGGACCGGGCGCCCTCCAACGACTGTTTTCCGAGCACCAATCGAACAT TCCAAATTGGAAGGTAACCTACCCGAGGCGCAGTCCATTTACTTGGAAGGCGCTCTGGCACACGATTCTCAGATTTTGGTAGCCGACACCCAGACCAAGCGCGAGGAGGTCTACGATGCTGAGCTCAATGGATCCGCCGAGGAGCCAGCC GTCATTCTTAGCAGTAAGATGACATTATCATTGATTAATTTGGATGCAAATCAAGAAAATGGCAATTGGGGCAAAACCGAAATCGAGAGTCCACTGGCTGATGATATCGAAATAATTGGACACGACGAGCAATAG
- the LOC117185822 gene encoding uncharacterized protein LOC117185822 isoform X1: protein MPSAATKKRPSVVKEEEGMTPKKTALIIVTVIGCIAILWPKVFHPMMFGSAPPPPHQQRNLKDQRSGAPGGLRQERPAHLHPEFIYQAMRERGRAIPATPTVPIVERKSSASNPPPRILDGRPCPIPGMRPPMGAGALQQPQQRGSSMGFLMPLYTIGIVVFFGYTIMKIAFKKQVPNAPYGPAPSDAGFRQQVFGQQQEHSQVEDLGGTKLVVTAIQGLIDAADEQLNVRDKQRSYTETDLNKQNDNEKTKDQLEKDKEKYNISSNGHVNVNTTDQGADPAAKIVKQQQQRKRRDLSAERELTVLGMEVTASCEGGRKWTGRPPTTVFRAPIEHSKLEGNLPEAQSIYLEGALAHDSQILVADTQTKREEVYDAELNGSAEEPAVILSSKMTLSLINLDANQENGNWGKTEIESPLADDIEIIGHDEQ from the exons ATGCCTTCAGCAGCCACGAAGAAACGGCCATCCGTTGtcaaggaggaggagggtATGACGCCCAAGAAGACGGCCCTGATCATTGTCACCGTCATTGGATGCATTGCCATATTGTGGCCAAAGGTCTTCCATCCCATGATGTTCGGTTCtgcgccgccgccgccccaCCAGCAGCGAAACTTAAAGGATCAGAGGAGCGGGGCACCGGGCG GTCTGCGACAGGAGCGTCCGGCTCACCTACATCCAGAGTTTATATACCAGGCGATGCGGGAGCGTGGACGCGCCATACCTGCCACACCCACCGTGCCCATTGTTGAACGCAAAAGTTCAGCAAGTAATCCGCCCCCGCGCATCTTAGACGGACGG CCTTGTCCCATTCCTGGAATGCGTCCTCCAATGGGAGCCGGAGCTCTGCAACAGCCCCAGCAGCGGGGCAGCAGCATGGGCTTTCTAATGCCCCTCTACACAATCGGAATTGTCGTGTTCTTTGGCTACACGATAATGAAG ATTGCATTCAAGAAGCAAGTGCCCAATGCACCATACGGACCAGCACCATCGGATGCCGGCTTTCGACAGCAGGTCTTTGGCCAACAACAGGAACACAGCCAGGTGGAGGATTTGGGCGGAACCAAATTGG TTGTAACGGCGATACAAGGTTTGATAGACGCTGCCGATGAGCAATTGAACGTTCGAGACAAGCAGAGAAGTTATACTGAAACTGATTTGAATAAG CAAAACGACAACGAAAAAACGAAAGATCAACTGGAGAAAGACAAGGAGAAGTACAACATTTCCTCCAATGGGCACGTAAACGTAAACACCACCGACCAGGGTGCGGATCCGGCTGCAAAGATAGtcaaacagcaacagcagcgaaAGCGTCGGGACCTCAGCGCTGAGCGGGAACTAACG GTACTGGGCATGGAGGTAACAGCCAGTTGCGAGGGCGGCCGCAAATGGACCGGGCGCCCTCCAACGACTGTTTTCCGAGCACCAATCGAACAT TCCAAATTGGAAGGTAACCTACCCGAGGCGCAGTCCATTTACTTGGAAGGCGCTCTGGCACACGATTCTCAGATTTTGGTAGCCGACACCCAGACCAAGCGCGAGGAGGTCTACGATGCTGAGCTCAATGGATCCGCCGAGGAGCCAGCC GTCATTCTTAGCAGTAAGATGACATTATCATTGATTAATTTGGATGCAAATCAAGAAAATGGCAATTGGGGCAAAACCGAAATCGAGAGTCCACTGGCTGATGATATCGAAATAATTGGACACGACGAGCAATAG
- the LOC117185822 gene encoding uncharacterized protein LOC117185822 isoform X6 — translation MHHTDQHHRMPAFDSRSLANNRNTARWRIWAEPNWQNDNEKTKDQLEKDKEKYNISSNGHVNVNTTDQGADPAAKIVKQQQQRKRRDLSAERELTVLGMEVTASCEGGRKWTGRPPTTVFRAPIEHSKLEGNLPEAQSIYLEGALAHDSQILVADTQTKREEVYDAELNGSAEEPAVILSSKMTLSLINLDANQENGNWGKTEIESPLADDIEIIGHDEQ, via the exons ATGCACCATACGGACCAGCACCATCGGATGCCGGCTTTCGACAGCAGGTCTTTGGCCAACAACAGGAACACAGCCAGGTGGAGGATTTGGGCGGAACCAAATTGG CAAAACGACAACGAAAAAACGAAAGATCAACTGGAGAAAGACAAGGAGAAGTACAACATTTCCTCCAATGGGCACGTAAACGTAAACACCACCGACCAGGGTGCGGATCCGGCTGCAAAGATAGtcaaacagcaacagcagcgaaAGCGTCGGGACCTCAGCGCTGAGCGGGAACTAACG GTACTGGGCATGGAGGTAACAGCCAGTTGCGAGGGCGGCCGCAAATGGACCGGGCGCCCTCCAACGACTGTTTTCCGAGCACCAATCGAACAT TCCAAATTGGAAGGTAACCTACCCGAGGCGCAGTCCATTTACTTGGAAGGCGCTCTGGCACACGATTCTCAGATTTTGGTAGCCGACACCCAGACCAAGCGCGAGGAGGTCTACGATGCTGAGCTCAATGGATCCGCCGAGGAGCCAGCC GTCATTCTTAGCAGTAAGATGACATTATCATTGATTAATTTGGATGCAAATCAAGAAAATGGCAATTGGGGCAAAACCGAAATCGAGAGTCCACTGGCTGATGATATCGAAATAATTGGACACGACGAGCAATAG
- the LOC117185822 gene encoding uncharacterized protein LOC117185822 isoform X2, translating to MPSAATKKRPSVVKEEEGMTPKKTALIIVTVIGCIAILWPKVFHPMMFGSAPPPPHQQRNLKDQRSGAPGGLRQERPAHLHPEFIYQAMRERGRAIPATPTVPIVERKSSASNPPPRILDGRPCPIPGMRPPMGAGALQQPQQRGSSMGFLMPLYTIGIVVFFGYTIMKIAFKKQVPNAPYGPAPSDAGFRQQVFGQQQEHSQVEDLGGTKLAKRQRKNERSTGERQGEVQHFLQWARKRKHHRPGCGSGCKDSQTATAAKASGPQR from the exons ATGCCTTCAGCAGCCACGAAGAAACGGCCATCCGTTGtcaaggaggaggagggtATGACGCCCAAGAAGACGGCCCTGATCATTGTCACCGTCATTGGATGCATTGCCATATTGTGGCCAAAGGTCTTCCATCCCATGATGTTCGGTTCtgcgccgccgccgccccaCCAGCAGCGAAACTTAAAGGATCAGAGGAGCGGGGCACCGGGCG GTCTGCGACAGGAGCGTCCGGCTCACCTACATCCAGAGTTTATATACCAGGCGATGCGGGAGCGTGGACGCGCCATACCTGCCACACCCACCGTGCCCATTGTTGAACGCAAAAGTTCAGCAAGTAATCCGCCCCCGCGCATCTTAGACGGACGG CCTTGTCCCATTCCTGGAATGCGTCCTCCAATGGGAGCCGGAGCTCTGCAACAGCCCCAGCAGCGGGGCAGCAGCATGGGCTTTCTAATGCCCCTCTACACAATCGGAATTGTCGTGTTCTTTGGCTACACGATAATGAAG ATTGCATTCAAGAAGCAAGTGCCCAATGCACCATACGGACCAGCACCATCGGATGCCGGCTTTCGACAGCAGGTCTTTGGCCAACAACAGGAACACAGCCAGGTGGAGGATTTGGGCGGAACCAAATTGG CAAAACGACAACGAAAAAACGAAAGATCAACTGGAGAAAGACAAGGAGAAGTACAACATTTCCTCCAATGGGCACGTAAACGTAAACACCACCGACCAGGGTGCGGATCCGGCTGCAAAGATAGtcaaacagcaacagcagcgaaAGCGTCGGGACCTCAGCGCTGA